The window TACCACCATGTTCATCATCTGAGCCCCAGAATCCCTAATTACCACCTGAAGAAGTGTTACGATGCCGTTCCGGCGCTGCAAACCAGAGCATCGCTTACCATCGCGAAAAGTTTTTCTTGTTTTTGATTGAAAATGTGGGATGAAGAGCGGCAGAAAATGGTTGCTTTCCCCCTGAGATGCTCAGTATCTACTGAAAAATCGGGGTTGGCAGCGCCTGAAATAGTGTCCATCCAGAAGAAATGAGATAGTTTTTTCAAGTTCAAGGAAGGCGAAGATTTTAACCGGAGGAATACATTGAGTATTTCGAGGATTAAAATCTGAGCCTGACGCAGAAATCGGGAAAAATAGCCATTTTGGGATGGACACGAAATAGGGCTGTGCCACGGAAAGATATTGATAATATGATAAATGAAATTTCAGGCGCAATCCAGAAGACAATAAAAATTTTCTGTCCGGTTGCACTTCGAGCAAAGCGGCCGGTATGAGCCGTAACCGAAATAATGTTTAGAAACGATAGTCGTAAAAAAAGGAAGCCAGCGCGATTGTGAATATAGGAAATACAATTATTCCGATATTTTTCGTAATTGCTTTGGGATGGGTCGCACGGAAAATGAACTGGATTCCGGATACATTCGTAGATCCGGCAAATCGTCTGGTATACTATCTGGCAATACCGGCAATGATTTTCAAGGCAATTTACAGAACCCCGTTGAAAACGAACATCGATATTACGGTTCTGGCCATCACCCTGACAAGTGTGTGCGTCACGGCGCTTCTGGCATGGTTTGCCAGTAAATTCATGAAAGTTCAGTTCGCCCGCGGCACCTTTATTCAGAGCTCCATGCATGGAAATCTCGGATATATCGGCTTTGCAGTTGCATTTTATTATCTTGGCCGGGAAGGATTAGTCAAGGCAAGCCTGATTGCCGCTTTTCTGATGATTTTACAGAATTTTATTTCAGTTGTTGCGCTTCAATTGTATTCCGGGGATACGGGAAAGAATCAGCGAAGCATCTGGTTTATGGCTGAAAAAATCATGAGCAATCCAGTGATTGTTTCCGCAATGATCGGAATTTTTTTTTCCCTGACCGGTCTGAAAATTCCTTCGGTCATCAATCGGATACTGGAAATTATCAGTTCGTTCGCTCTGCCTCTGGCACTGTTAATTATCGGTGCGACGCTGTCTTTTAAGGTCGTCAGGGCACGACCGCTGCTCCTGTGCGCATCCCTGTTTTTAAATTGATCATCCTGCCCGGCGTGGGGATGTCCCTTTTTCGAATATTTGATGTCAGTCAGGATGCTTTTTTGCCCGGGCTGATACTGATGGCAGCTCCTACGGCGACGCTTGCCTGTGTCATGGCAAAGGAAATGCACGGGGATACCGATTTCGCGGTAGCCGCCGTGTCCCTGAATACGTTGCTGTCGGCATTTGCATACACCTGGTGGCTCCATTTTGCTTCGTAGTCCCACTTTGGGGATGCCGATTGCCCCGTTTTGCCGGCAGGGCCCGGGGGCCGCTAATTCGTACCAATCCGGGTTAACCAGATAAACTTTGTTTGGGTTTAAATTTTCTGGTAGCATTTTTGATATATCCATTTTTTTTAAATACCCGATAAGGTTTTCGCAATAACCCGGTTACTGAAATCAAAAACAAATCCATATGTTCAGCCGGCAACGGATATTCAATGACAACGCGCATCCAAAT is drawn from Desulfobacterales bacterium and contains these coding sequences:
- a CDS encoding fatty acid desaturase; the encoded protein is MESSSYYKLPAVLRWFSGNIGYHHVHHLSPRIPNYHLKKCYDAVPALQTRASLTIAKSFSCF
- a CDS encoding AEC family transporter, whose amino-acid sequence is MNIGNTIIPIFFVIALGWVARKMNWIPDTFVDPANRLVYYLAIPAMIFKAIYRTPLKTNIDITVLAITLTSVCVTALLAWFASKFMKVQFARGTFIQSSMHGNLGYIGFAVAFYYLGREGLVKASLIAAFLMILQNFISVVALQLYSGDTGKNQRSIWFMAEKIMSNPVIVSAMIGIFFSLTGLKIPSVINRILEIISSFALPLALLIIGATLSFKVVRARPLLLCASLFLN